The Apium graveolens cultivar Ventura unplaced genomic scaffold, ASM990537v1 ctg446, whole genome shotgun sequence sequence acagctctggaaaaatctctctctaattactagcttcttcttggttcatatatattaccaagtgtacaagtgaaaaacaatataaaattacaatagtaaaataagttcttcacttgcttcttttcctgttcactcaagtactttgttgactgttgcaactttgtacaaaagaagaacggctgctttttctgttgatcctgaaattcggctaccacatctcagttttctctgtcaacccacgtgcctctgcttgtaggtacaactaccacttatcaacggctgattagcagaacatccgttgaagctttcatccgttgatgacttcatccgttgaaggatgttatccgttgaagctttcatccgttgatgctctcatccgttgaaggatgttatccgttgaagctttagagacatccgttgaagcttagcttctcatccgttgaaggtcttttaagtcatccgttgataccacttcatttatacaaaattacaaggcatgaaatatttacaattggccttcctatctgcatatcatctagtagtcaacatgactcatagtttctctcaacttctaagaattacaattttaaatacagagactgaaatatgctacaatactagacttatttctaagtaaagctacaccatcaacggatagccaaagtggtcttatccgttgaggctacagacactaaatttctacttaagtgttttgttaaacatatcatcaaactaatgcacatatattcctaacagtacgCGAAGAAAATCCTCAATAAAGCTGGTATGCTGCAGTGTAATTCAGCAAAGATTCCGATGCACCCCAAAGAAGTCATTAACAAAGATGAAGAAGGAATAGCAGTAGACCCTACAGCATACAAGAGTATGATAGGAGGTTTGAGATACTTGGTGCACACCAGACCTGATCTGGCGTATTCTGTGGGCATTCTAAGCAGATTCATGGACAGACCCACACAGTTGCATCAAGGTGCTGTAAAACGCATACTCAGGTACGTAAAGGGAACGATTGACTTCGGACTGGTATACTCACAGGACAGTGACAATGAAGTGCTGATTGGATATTCCGACAGCGATTTGGCTGGCAATATAGAGGACAGGAAGAGTACCGGAGGCATGGTGTTCTACCTTAACAAGAGTTTGATAACCTGGACATCCCAGAAACAAAAATGTGTCGCACTTTCTTCATGCGAAACTGAGTTCATGGCAGCCACAGCTGCAGCTTGTCAAGCTGTTTGGTTAAGGAAATTATTAGCTCAGATTACTGAGTATGACATTGGCCCAGTCACTCTCTTCATTGATAACAAGTCTGCGATTGACTTGGCCAAAAATCCGGTGTTTCATGGGAGAAGCAAGCATATAGACATTCGGTATCACTTCATACGTGAGTGTGTAGAGAACGGAGAAATCACTGTAAAACATGTACGATCTGAGGAACAGCGTGCGGACCTACTCACAAAAGCCCTTGCAGCTGTAAAATTCGAAATCATGAGAAACTTACTTGGCGTGGTAAAGTGCATTTAGACgagtttagattaagggggagtttGTTGGGTTTATTAATCTAAACTCGGTATAATTCCCCAGAATCATGGATGCTGCTGGATATGGCAAGGTGACACAATCGCTGGTGCATGGCTGGAGAATCTGCAGAATCATTAAGAGAATAAATCTTACGTTCATTTAGGCTTATCTTTGGCTCTAGTTTATTTCTTTCCTACTTTCATGGGATATCATATATCTCTTTTCCTTTATATTGTAATCGTCTTTCATAATAATAAAGTGGTGGTTTCAGAGTAAACTTTGTTCTTCTCCTAGTACAAATACATTACAGATTGTATTTTTCAATATCTAATACATGGATCAGATCACCTATTCAGATCATTTATCAGGGCAGGATAGGCTATATCGCGCATTCTCCTTGTTTTATTATCTGAGCTATATCGTTTAATTTCTCTGCCCGTTTAATTTCTCTGCTCCACATCTAAAATTCCACTTGTGATTTTTTGCTATTAAGATATCAGTACTTCCATTCCGTTTTGAGTAGACATTGTTTTTAGTTTGATTGGACTTTTTTACATACGATCTTAAGACTCTTTCGGATAACACTGTATCTTGTTCCTATTATGATGGCACAGTAGAAATTCTTCTTGGTTCTTGCCAAATTTCTTCTTTACTTCATTAATTGGCCAATTTGCAGGTAATCTTTGAGAACCCTAGTCCCTGATTCTTTATTTTGGATCAGTTGTCTTGGTGAGTTTGTTGCTTCTTCTGAACCTGACCAAACTAgattttctgtgaagttgatGAACATCGAATTTTGAGAAATGAATTTTCGCATTGGATCACTGGCTCTGGCATTATCTTTAAGCCTACCGAGATCATAAATCTGATACTATGTCAACTTCACTTACACACCTGCAATTTTATTGACAACGTGGTCTGGTTTTGCCAGTTTATAGTCAAATATCCATTTGTCTAAATCTTTTGATATCTGTTTCGAAAATGCAGGAGCCTGTTGCCTTCTCAGGAAGGATGTCTGCAGACCTTCAAAAGCTTTATTTGAAGAAGATCCACTCGAGGGACAAGTCACTACTCACTAGGACTATTGAAGCAATTTGAGTTCCCCATCATTATTGTGTAGCGCGATACATATGGATTCATGTCATTTTGTTTGATACTGATCTGCATATTTGATTTGGATCAGACACTGATATGTGCCTGGTTGGACAGAGACGTTTATTGATCATGTCACACAGCTAGTACATCGATGATATGAATAATGTCAGTTCTCAGATCAATACTGCATCTACTTCTTTCAGCAGTATAAACAAAAAACTTCTCGAGCATCAGAGTTCTTCCCAGTGGACTCAGAAAACTGGGAAACACAAACAGGATCACACAACGCTAACGAGATACATAAGCTTCAACAATTTAATTTGTTTAACTACATTTCAGCACATTGAGAGGATGTTATTGTTTTTGTTCCTCAGAATTGATCTGCATTTGTCTTTAGGGGTGTTCGCCGTGCGGTATGGTGCGGTTTGGACCAAAACCGCACACCAAACCGCGGGTGCGATTTGTCCAAATTCTCAAACCGCAACCACACCGCGCAAGTCTTCAACCGCGCAAACCACACCACGAAATTGCTGTGTGGTGCGGTGCGGTTTGAGCGGTttaaattatttaagaaaataataaattttagtACGGGCGGTTTACAATTTTCAATATATCAATAAATGAATTAATAAATAAGTTCTAAGTTGATAGTATTACTTCAAAATACAATTTTAGTAAATCTCATGaactataatttatatttttttggCATACATCAGataaaatttcaaattattttagaaaaaataatatAACATCCAACCATCCATTATAAGTTACAACAATACTACATAAATgcttattatatatatttatttatattacaaagggactataatattataaatatttatttattaaaaaggtacaataaaattatatatattataataatatgtGGTGCGGTGCGGTTTGAACACGAGAGAAAAGTCTCAAACCGCAAACCG is a genomic window containing:
- the LOC141701864 gene encoding secreted RxLR effector protein 161-like — its product is MLQCNSAKIPMHPKEVINKDEEGIAVDPTAYKSMIGGLRYLVHTRPDLAYSVGILSRFMDRPTQLHQGAVKRILRYVKGTIDFGLVYSQDSDNEVLIGYSDSDLAGNIEDRKSTGGMVFYLNKSLITWTSQKQKCVALSSCETEFMAATAAACQAVWLRKLLAQITEYDIGPVTLFIDNKSAIDLAKNPVFHGRSKHIDIRYHFIRECVENGEITVKHVRSEEQRADLLTKALAAVKFEIMRNLLGVVKCI